The Chitinophaga flava genome has a segment encoding these proteins:
- a CDS encoding FecR family protein, which translates to MEEATNDLLQKFLDGRCTTQELQQVAKLLETADGQALLDKLMQQQETTTWQHPPEENPVMLEHVQQKQQEMQQRIAAWETSQQPYIPHKDKRSPYWIKPFRYAAASIGFILLSGLAAWQLSKKRISTPTAIRYIKMVNPTGAPKRHLLPDSTVVYLAAGSTLTYPVTYPETGRDIALQGEAFFDVKQDASHPFLIRTGTMLTRVLGTSFRITSYAEQEQEVVVATGKVSISAVKNATTTELALLTPGRKITYQPSTGKAILGKADISSIEQWKAGDLLFADMPMGKVAAMLERRYGVSFRFENAGTAGHVVSGTFPATISLAEVLDMLGFVGKFSYHLAADGKTYTIR; encoded by the coding sequence ATGGAAGAAGCAACCAACGACCTGTTGCAAAAGTTCCTCGATGGTCGGTGTACCACACAGGAGCTGCAACAGGTAGCCAAACTACTGGAAACGGCAGACGGCCAGGCATTGCTGGATAAGCTTATGCAACAGCAGGAAACCACTACCTGGCAGCATCCTCCGGAAGAAAATCCGGTTATGCTGGAACATGTACAACAAAAACAACAGGAAATGCAACAGCGCATAGCTGCCTGGGAAACCAGCCAGCAGCCGTACATTCCACATAAGGACAAACGCTCGCCCTACTGGATCAAACCTTTCAGGTATGCTGCTGCCAGTATCGGGTTTATATTACTATCGGGGCTCGCTGCCTGGCAGCTCAGTAAAAAACGTATATCCACCCCAACGGCTATACGATATATAAAGATGGTCAATCCTACGGGGGCGCCTAAACGACATTTATTACCCGACAGTACCGTGGTATACCTCGCAGCAGGCAGTACCCTCACCTATCCCGTTACCTACCCGGAAACCGGCAGAGACATTGCCTTACAGGGAGAAGCATTTTTTGATGTAAAGCAGGATGCATCCCATCCCTTCCTCATCCGGACAGGCACCATGCTCACCCGCGTGCTGGGGACCTCTTTCAGGATAACTTCCTATGCAGAACAGGAACAGGAAGTAGTCGTAGCCACAGGTAAGGTCAGCATCAGCGCCGTGAAAAACGCCACCACTACAGAACTCGCGCTGTTAACACCTGGCCGCAAAATTACCTACCAGCCATCAACCGGGAAAGCCATACTGGGAAAAGCTGATATCAGCAGCATAGAACAGTGGAAGGCCGGCGACCTGCTTTTTGCCGATATGCCCATGGGTAAAGTGGCGGCTATGCTGGAACGCAGGTACGGCGTCAGCTTCCGTTTTGAAAATGCCGGCACCGCCGGACATGTGGTGAGTGGTACATTCCCCGCCACCATTTCTCTTGCGGAAGTACTGGATATGCTGGGTTTCGTCGGTAAATTCAGTTACCACCTTGCGGCAGACGGAAAAACATACACTATCAGATAA
- a CDS encoding MFS transporter — MQIGLALFGYGIPGLLLGPFLGKLADRYGRSRIIPLGIFVGSLAVLLLSQQFSLAASCLLVTLLSLGFDLSHPLFAAIITTYSTNKGAATGLFAFFLFLGYGLGSLVLSLIVNIGLEKAFELYGMCALIAGAVAVFVFRKER; from the coding sequence ATGCAGATCGGCCTGGCTTTATTCGGTTATGGTATTCCCGGGTTATTGCTGGGGCCTTTTCTGGGGAAGCTGGCTGACCGCTATGGCAGGAGCAGGATCATACCGCTGGGCATTTTCGTTGGGTCGTTAGCGGTACTGCTGCTTAGTCAGCAATTCAGCCTGGCAGCTTCGTGTTTGCTGGTTACTCTTTTATCACTCGGCTTTGATCTTTCGCATCCGTTGTTTGCAGCGATCATTACTACTTATAGTACTAACAAGGGCGCTGCAACAGGGCTCTTTGCCTTTTTCCTGTTCCTTGGATATGGACTTGGCAGTCTGGTATTGAGCCTGATCGTCAACATCGGGCTGGAAAAAGCCTTTGAGCTATATGGCATGTGTGCACTTATTGCAGGCGCGGTGGCGGTATTTGTTTTCAGAAAAGAGAGGTGA
- a CDS encoding N-acetyltransferase — MNIITKFTVVTKQGMEALLMLTKELAIEKYSTLLEQKTLDNYIFKNFNERALVAEVNNISNQWLIVYVDDQPAGYACITSKGKRPEALEGKRAARIVDFGVLKKYPAPAVKDALLEKCLTVCKPYESVWITEYADNPLIELFENKGFTRQQATGQLDELPLASVCLISEKLSVH; from the coding sequence ATGAACATCATCACGAAATTTACAGTAGTTACGAAACAGGGAATGGAAGCGCTTTTGATGCTGACAAAAGAACTGGCCATAGAGAAGTATTCAACCCTCCTCGAACAAAAAACATTAGACAACTACATCTTCAAAAATTTTAATGAACGGGCCCTGGTTGCTGAAGTGAACAATATATCTAACCAGTGGCTGATAGTTTATGTTGATGACCAGCCTGCAGGATATGCATGTATCACTTCTAAGGGTAAACGGCCAGAGGCCCTGGAAGGTAAGCGGGCTGCCCGCATCGTGGATTTCGGTGTGCTAAAAAAATATCCGGCGCCTGCTGTCAAAGATGCCCTGCTTGAGAAATGCCTCACTGTCTGCAAACCATATGAAAGTGTATGGATAACTGAATATGCTGATAATCCCCTGATTGAACTTTTTGAAAACAAGGGATTCACCAGGCAACAGGCAACCGGTCAGCTTGATGAATTACCATTGGCCTCCGTATGTTTGATCTCAGAAAAATTATCAGTGCATTAA
- a CDS encoding RNA polymerase sigma-70 factor, protein MDYKQASDRELWDCCRKDDMQAYNEIFSRYYPRMYHLARRYVQDAMRAEELCMDQLFHLWVKREEIHIISSFSSYLFRSIRNRVITEMRRNLPVMTGLDEIAENIQLDRSSDYGLLLEEAEHTYREVLNKLSPQRRQVFMLSREENLTYPEIARRMNLSVNTVENYMVAALNSLRKNLHEKVPSAIIPLLLLSDFSSSYL, encoded by the coding sequence ATGGATTATAAACAAGCGTCTGACAGGGAGTTGTGGGATTGTTGTCGAAAAGATGACATGCAGGCTTATAATGAGATATTCAGCAGGTATTATCCCCGCATGTACCATCTTGCACGCCGTTATGTCCAGGATGCTATGAGAGCCGAGGAGCTGTGCATGGATCAATTGTTTCATCTCTGGGTAAAACGGGAAGAAATCCATATTATCAGCAGCTTTTCCAGCTATCTGTTCCGCTCCATCCGGAACCGCGTTATCACTGAAATGCGCCGCAATCTGCCGGTGATGACCGGCCTGGATGAAATAGCAGAAAATATACAGCTGGATAGATCTTCTGACTACGGGCTTTTGTTGGAAGAAGCCGAACATACCTACCGCGAAGTCCTGAATAAGTTAAGTCCGCAGCGGCGGCAGGTATTTATGCTGAGCCGCGAAGAAAACCTGACCTATCCTGAAATTGCCCGGCGGATGAACCTTTCGGTAAACACCGTGGAAAACTATATGGTGGCTGCGCTGAACAGTCTGCGTAAAAACCTGCATGAAAAGGTTCCTTCCGCTATTATCCCTCTTTTACTACTCAGCGATTTTTCCTCCTCTTATTTATAA
- the dxs gene encoding 1-deoxy-D-xylulose-5-phosphate synthase translates to MPGNYNIDTPDDLRNLPISSLDGLCEELRSYLIDHVASSGGHFSSSLGVVELTVALHYVFNTPEDKLVWDVGHQAYPHKLLTGRRSRFYSNRLLGGISGFPSREESEFDAFGTGHSSTSISAILGMACAAKYRGENTRQHIAVIGDGAMTAGQAFEALNNAGYEQPNMLVILNDNNMSIDANTGALQHYLTELTTGKHYNALKLHIKKLLSHPGQPDKWPVDVVRKLQKTVKGGLLRYSNLFEALNIRYFGPVDGHDLKKLIHVLEKLKHIPGPKLLHCVTTKGKGFAPAMTDKEKWHAPKKFDKLTGATLDAETTANKAVTFQAVFGDTLIELAKRNPGIMAVTPAMLSGSALTKMKKEMPERVFDVGITEQHAVTFSAGLAADGMTPFCTIYSTFLQRAYDQVIHDVALQKLDVILCIDRAGVVGPDGPTHHGAFDISFLRCVPDIIGASPMDLEDFRNLLFTAQASKGNGPFAIRYPRGAGVSAPASSGFRKLKIGKGRKIRSGKDIAILSLGPVGQYVKEACEELKEHQLNVAHYDLRFFKPLDETLLHEVCRQFSSVITIEDGCISGGVGSAVIEFIAEQGYHVIVKRLGLPDTFAVQGTQQELHELYGYDKKAIVRLVRRLAVLV, encoded by the coding sequence ATGCCCGGAAATTATAATATTGATACACCAGATGATCTGCGAAACCTCCCCATTTCTTCTCTGGATGGCCTTTGTGAGGAACTGCGGTCTTATTTAATCGATCATGTTGCCTCGAGCGGAGGTCATTTCAGTTCCAGTCTCGGGGTTGTGGAACTTACGGTTGCGCTGCATTACGTATTTAATACGCCTGAAGACAAACTTGTCTGGGATGTAGGTCACCAGGCGTATCCACATAAATTATTGACGGGAAGGAGGAGCCGGTTTTATTCCAACAGGTTACTGGGCGGGATCAGTGGCTTCCCAAGCAGGGAGGAGAGCGAATTCGATGCCTTTGGAACCGGCCATTCTTCTACTTCGATTTCGGCGATACTGGGCATGGCCTGCGCTGCCAAATACAGAGGTGAAAATACACGCCAGCATATCGCGGTAATCGGTGATGGTGCCATGACGGCAGGGCAGGCCTTTGAGGCATTAAATAATGCCGGTTATGAACAGCCCAACATGCTGGTGATACTGAACGACAATAATATGTCGATCGACGCCAATACCGGTGCTTTACAGCACTATCTCACGGAACTCACTACCGGCAAACATTACAATGCATTAAAGTTGCATATTAAGAAGTTGTTGTCACATCCCGGGCAACCAGATAAGTGGCCTGTAGATGTGGTACGGAAGCTCCAGAAAACCGTGAAAGGTGGGCTGTTGCGCTATAGCAACCTTTTCGAAGCGCTGAACATCCGGTATTTTGGTCCTGTCGACGGACATGATCTTAAAAAGCTGATCCATGTATTGGAAAAACTGAAGCATATACCCGGGCCTAAATTATTACATTGTGTAACAACCAAAGGGAAAGGTTTTGCACCGGCTATGACCGATAAGGAGAAATGGCATGCGCCAAAAAAATTCGACAAACTTACAGGCGCAACGCTGGATGCGGAAACAACTGCAAATAAGGCTGTCACTTTCCAGGCTGTATTCGGTGATACCTTAATTGAACTGGCAAAAAGAAACCCGGGGATTATGGCGGTAACCCCTGCAATGTTGTCGGGAAGTGCGCTAACCAAAATGAAGAAGGAAATGCCTGAACGTGTTTTTGACGTAGGTATCACCGAACAACATGCAGTTACTTTTTCGGCCGGCCTTGCCGCTGATGGAATGACACCTTTTTGCACCATATACTCCACTTTTTTACAGCGTGCCTATGATCAGGTCATCCACGACGTAGCGCTGCAAAAGCTGGACGTCATATTGTGTATTGACCGGGCGGGTGTTGTAGGTCCGGATGGACCCACACATCACGGTGCATTTGATATTTCCTTTCTGAGATGTGTGCCTGACATCATTGGTGCATCACCCATGGACCTGGAAGATTTCAGAAATCTTCTCTTTACAGCACAGGCCAGCAAGGGGAACGGGCCATTTGCTATTCGCTATCCCAGGGGAGCCGGAGTGTCAGCGCCAGCATCCTCCGGTTTCAGAAAACTGAAAATAGGAAAAGGCAGAAAGATCAGGTCCGGAAAGGATATCGCCATTCTTTCCCTTGGCCCGGTAGGACAATACGTAAAAGAAGCCTGTGAGGAACTGAAGGAGCATCAACTGAACGTAGCCCACTATGATCTCCGGTTCTTTAAGCCACTTGATGAGACGTTATTACATGAGGTATGCCGCCAGTTTTCCAGCGTGATCACTATCGAAGATGGTTGCATTTCCGGAGGTGTAGGGAGTGCTGTGATAGAGTTTATAGCGGAACAGGGCTACCATGTTATCGTAAAACGACTGGGGCTGCCAGATACGTTCGCTGTACAGGGTACCCAGCAAGAACTTCATGAATTATATGGGTATGATAAAAAAGCAATCGTCAGGCTGGTCAGACGGCTTGCTGTGCTGGTGTGA
- a CDS encoding aminotransferase-like domain-containing protein codes for MKVYKFEAFTNAIEKNIREGVFKPGHKLPSVRDLKEQYQTSISTIQHGYEYLVASGLVESVPKSGYYVSNRPDLSNQLKKAQHRPVARDAIFKHHLGLTTSLKAGRKFSEFNVAAPGDLLIPQKLLLRTMQQVIREQGAALLRYYPSNGSAELKENILKKAAVHQTIINPDELLITDGALQALHIALAAVCNAGDVIAVESPCVFSVLEVIRVLHLRVIEVPVDPYTGFDVDFLRKACRNNTIKAVIVTPNFHNPTGILLTDEQKLALLSVAHQYNVALIENDVYGDLNFHGHRPSIIKRFDDSGLVLSYSSYAKTLAPGIRVGWLAAGKFMQRAEQIKFALGSTVSPLYQETVNRLLAGNSYDRHLRSFRMQLAKNAHFAINLLSAHFPEKTAILKPSGGYNIWVKMPDDTDMAHFYDQCEKIGVRFTPGYTFSFSGAFDKHFRIVFADKFSPKRIEAIRLAGQRAR; via the coding sequence ATGAAGGTGTATAAATTTGAAGCCTTTACCAACGCCATTGAAAAAAACATACGTGAGGGCGTTTTCAAACCCGGACATAAATTACCGTCTGTCCGTGACCTGAAGGAACAATATCAAACAAGCATCAGCACTATACAGCATGGATATGAGTATCTGGTTGCCAGCGGATTGGTGGAGAGCGTACCCAAATCCGGCTATTATGTCAGTAACAGACCAGACTTATCGAATCAGCTGAAGAAGGCCCAACATCGGCCGGTAGCAAGGGACGCCATTTTCAAACATCATCTTGGACTTACGACCTCGCTGAAAGCAGGCCGTAAATTCTCAGAATTTAATGTAGCGGCTCCAGGCGACCTGTTAATACCTCAAAAATTACTGCTCCGTACCATGCAACAGGTAATCAGGGAGCAGGGCGCCGCTTTGCTACGCTACTACCCTTCCAATGGATCAGCGGAATTAAAGGAGAATATCCTAAAAAAAGCGGCTGTTCATCAAACCATTATCAATCCCGACGAACTACTTATTACTGATGGCGCCTTACAGGCACTACACATCGCTTTAGCCGCTGTATGCAATGCAGGCGACGTGATAGCTGTTGAGAGCCCTTGTGTATTTTCCGTACTGGAAGTTATAAGGGTACTCCATCTCAGAGTTATCGAAGTTCCGGTTGACCCATACACCGGATTTGATGTTGACTTTTTGAGAAAGGCCTGCCGCAACAATACTATTAAAGCCGTCATCGTAACGCCCAACTTCCACAATCCTACCGGGATACTACTGACCGATGAACAAAAGCTGGCACTACTCTCAGTTGCACATCAATATAATGTTGCGCTTATCGAGAATGATGTTTATGGCGACCTGAATTTCCATGGCCACCGGCCTTCCATCATAAAAAGATTTGATGACAGCGGGCTGGTGTTATCTTACTCGTCTTATGCGAAAACACTGGCGCCAGGCATAAGGGTTGGGTGGCTGGCAGCGGGGAAATTTATGCAACGTGCAGAGCAGATCAAGTTTGCATTGGGTAGTACCGTCTCTCCATTGTACCAGGAAACTGTCAACCGCCTGTTGGCCGGCAACAGTTATGACCGGCATCTCCGTTCATTCAGAATGCAACTGGCAAAAAATGCGCACTTCGCCATTAATTTGTTGTCCGCCCATTTTCCGGAAAAGACTGCTATCCTCAAACCTTCGGGTGGATACAATATCTGGGTGAAGATGCCGGATGATACGGATATGGCTCATTTCTATGATCAATGCGAAAAAATCGGGGTAAGGTTTACACCAGGTTACACCTTCTCGTTTTCAGGAGCCTTCGACAAACATTTCAGGATAGTCTTTGCGGATAAATTTTCTCCCAAAAGGATAGAGGCCATCCGACTGGCCGGACAGCGGGCGCGCTAA
- a CDS encoding MFS transporter, translated as MELSKEMTATRVENSAPGKAYKLPVLVISLATFVIFFQGLMVAPLLPVLSEYFKTTVRHVSFIEPSYLLGYGLFTLFYGPLSDRLGRFKVIILSLLLFTILTLATTIADNINQSEEYPGILPHHPLTETGQVGL; from the coding sequence ATGGAACTGAGTAAGGAAATGACAGCTACCAGGGTGGAGAACAGCGCACCAGGCAAAGCCTACAAGTTGCCCGTATTGGTTATTTCACTGGCTACTTTTGTCATATTTTTTCAGGGATTGATGGTAGCCCCTTTGTTGCCCGTGCTATCAGAATATTTCAAGACAACGGTCAGGCATGTGAGTTTTATAGAACCATCATACCTGCTGGGCTATGGCCTTTTCACACTATTTTATGGTCCCCTGAGTGACAGGCTGGGAAGATTTAAGGTCATCATTTTATCCCTGCTGTTGTTTACCATTCTGACGCTAGCCACTACAATTGCTGATAACATCAACCAGTCCGAAGAATATCCTGGCATCCTTCCGCACCATCCTCTCACAGAAACGGGCCAGGTGGGGTTATAG
- a CDS encoding TonB-dependent receptor domain-containing protein: protein MQKNISSSGLSAFILRTGKHNRLSLLVIIFLVMPLLAICQQLENQKINLQLSNRSIKEALAEIQKLSNFKFVYGSAINQYSSVKISVHAGSITVKDAIEQVLKNTNLRYTQRNNHVLIDEKPAGSTPASRQEQRKPGRIAGKVINDRGEPLIGASVRIEGGQATQSATDGTYSLMLPPGIYTLEISYISFQSQRITDVIVKENNSTPLTIAMKTKTSTLDQVVITSGYKKASISGLLAKQKNAAELSDGISAEQIARSPDNNAADALSRITGLTTVDKKYVVVRGMGERWNETSVDGITQPSTEPIKKSFSFDLIPASLIDNIVVSKTPTPDMNANFAGGYVQVNTRDIPDQDFLTVSLGTSYNDLSTFRQQLGRQSGKYDYLGFDDGRRNLPARDQLKTYLELSNEIKGEATQNPYLYEQSRLFTHDNFTTYSSTAPLGLNMKIAGGKVFRLGKSTTNKFGIIGSLSFRNTQEREQIDFISRGGWQNALGLNLESNHPNSQYLNTGNTYNTNTTWGSLLNMGLQLGKSKLAFRNIYSHIFNQDFTQVKGWSKDQSSMSTDIPGIEEVNRPLFTDFMQNKLEGRHQAGRFKFDWGIAHTEIRRHQKDVTYLGYSNISINDEVINFPATNTKNSTGRFPFSRGNYAYRGKDWNWNIAVTYPFKILGAEQMFKTGYFGAKRNGVQDYFEAGLYNLPNNLSREYQYLSPAELQDPKNFNKDGFAWLPTIGGNSKYEGNVNQHAPFVMFDNHAGPFRLVWGVRAEYYKYEEIENPNDGRYGPPDAPLPEEKKWQYLPSVNFTYSPWRDFNFRLAYAKTVSRPQFAERNRFSYYDPMYSAYIWNSPVVSSVTNGYDFKAEWYPEPGDVLSAGVYYRDIADPIEMYNAFTATNKSEFSLRNSKRAQVYGFEADIQKGLGFINSALRNFRFTGNLSLNNSMVDTYGTTTIDEDGNVLERNAEGKPVSKEIVYRDNRPLYGQSPYSYNIGLAYITDRWGVNLLYNKTGRKYTLVGSNLRYSELQNPYGKMDAQFSYKCLKNRALDIVLNISNLLDETILYFNNDASYEYDGEVKNGNNQMDPRLDNPIFYTRHLILKSGKSKNYDKGDQVTYKSHTGRRFTLSLNYTF, encoded by the coding sequence ATGCAAAAAAATATATCCTCATCAGGATTATCAGCATTTATTCTCCGAACGGGAAAACATAACCGGCTTTCCCTGTTGGTCATTATCTTTCTGGTAATGCCGCTGCTGGCTATCTGTCAGCAGCTGGAAAATCAGAAGATCAACCTGCAGCTGTCTAACCGCAGCATAAAAGAAGCCCTTGCCGAAATACAGAAGCTGAGTAATTTCAAATTTGTTTACGGCAGCGCCATCAACCAGTACAGTTCTGTAAAAATATCCGTACATGCCGGGAGTATTACCGTAAAAGATGCTATAGAACAGGTACTCAAAAATACCAACCTGCGCTATACCCAGCGAAACAATCATGTGCTGATCGATGAAAAGCCCGCTGGTAGCACCCCTGCAAGCCGTCAGGAACAACGTAAACCCGGCCGTATTGCCGGTAAGGTGATCAATGACCGCGGCGAACCACTTATCGGCGCATCTGTGCGCATCGAAGGCGGTCAGGCTACACAATCCGCTACCGACGGCACTTACAGCCTGATGCTTCCTCCCGGCATCTACACTTTAGAGATCAGCTATATCTCTTTCCAGTCCCAGCGCATAACAGATGTTATCGTAAAAGAAAACAACAGTACCCCGTTGACTATCGCCATGAAAACCAAAACCAGTACGCTGGACCAGGTGGTGATAACATCAGGATATAAAAAGGCCAGCATCTCTGGCCTGCTGGCCAAACAAAAAAATGCCGCGGAATTATCAGATGGAATTTCTGCAGAACAGATAGCCCGCAGTCCGGATAACAACGCGGCCGATGCGTTATCCCGCATTACCGGGCTCACTACCGTCGATAAAAAGTACGTCGTTGTACGCGGGATGGGCGAACGCTGGAACGAAACTTCAGTTGATGGTATCACCCAACCCAGCACCGAACCAATAAAAAAATCCTTTTCTTTTGACCTGATTCCGGCCAGTCTCATTGATAACATCGTTGTGAGTAAAACACCTACTCCTGATATGAATGCCAATTTCGCGGGGGGATATGTACAGGTAAATACCCGTGACATCCCCGACCAGGATTTTCTGACAGTTTCGCTGGGCACTTCCTATAACGATCTCAGTACCTTCAGACAGCAGCTGGGACGCCAGTCCGGAAAATACGACTACCTGGGTTTCGACGATGGCCGCAGAAATCTTCCTGCGCGGGATCAATTGAAAACATACCTGGAGTTATCCAATGAGATAAAGGGCGAAGCCACCCAAAACCCTTATCTGTATGAACAATCCAGGCTATTCACTCATGACAACTTCACCACCTATTCCTCCACAGCACCACTGGGACTGAACATGAAAATTGCCGGTGGTAAAGTATTCCGCTTAGGTAAGTCTACCACCAACAAGTTTGGGATCATAGGTTCCCTCTCCTTCAGAAATACGCAGGAAAGAGAGCAGATTGACTTCATCAGCAGGGGCGGCTGGCAGAATGCACTGGGACTGAATCTGGAATCCAATCACCCCAACAGCCAATACCTGAACACCGGCAATACCTATAATACCAATACCACCTGGGGAAGCTTATTAAATATGGGGCTGCAGCTGGGCAAGAGCAAACTTGCCTTCCGTAATATCTACTCGCATATTTTCAACCAGGACTTCACTCAGGTGAAAGGATGGAGTAAAGACCAGTCGAGCATGTCGACCGATATCCCTGGGATTGAAGAGGTAAACAGACCGCTGTTCACCGACTTTATGCAAAATAAACTGGAAGGCCGGCACCAGGCAGGCAGATTCAAATTCGACTGGGGTATTGCACATACCGAAATCCGCAGGCACCAGAAAGATGTGACCTATCTGGGATATTCCAATATCAGCATAAACGACGAGGTGATTAATTTCCCTGCTACCAATACAAAAAACAGTACCGGCCGCTTCCCTTTCAGCCGTGGTAACTACGCCTACAGAGGGAAAGACTGGAACTGGAACATCGCTGTTACCTATCCATTCAAAATTCTCGGCGCAGAGCAGATGTTTAAAACAGGTTATTTCGGTGCAAAAAGAAATGGTGTGCAGGATTATTTTGAAGCGGGGTTGTACAACCTGCCGAATAATCTTTCCAGAGAATATCAATACCTTTCTCCCGCAGAACTGCAGGACCCAAAGAATTTCAACAAGGATGGATTCGCCTGGCTGCCGACGATCGGCGGCAACTCAAAGTATGAAGGTAATGTAAACCAACATGCACCCTTTGTTATGTTTGATAACCATGCCGGCCCATTCCGGCTTGTATGGGGTGTACGCGCTGAATATTATAAGTATGAAGAGATCGAGAATCCGAATGATGGCCGCTACGGGCCGCCAGATGCGCCTCTTCCTGAAGAAAAAAAGTGGCAGTATTTACCATCTGTCAACTTTACGTATAGCCCATGGCGTGATTTCAACTTCCGTTTAGCCTATGCCAAAACGGTATCAAGACCACAGTTCGCTGAAAGAAACAGGTTCTCCTATTATGATCCTATGTACTCTGCGTACATCTGGAATTCCCCGGTAGTGTCTTCTGTGACAAACGGCTACGATTTTAAGGCAGAATGGTATCCAGAACCCGGAGATGTGTTGTCTGCCGGCGTATACTACCGTGACATAGCTGACCCTATAGAAATGTACAACGCATTCACAGCCACCAACAAAAGTGAATTCTCTTTAAGGAATTCAAAGAGAGCGCAGGTATATGGATTTGAAGCCGATATTCAGAAAGGCCTCGGTTTTATCAATAGTGCCTTACGCAACTTCCGCTTCACGGGTAACCTGTCTTTGAACAACAGTATGGTAGACACTTACGGCACAACTACCATCGATGAAGATGGTAATGTATTGGAAAGGAATGCCGAAGGGAAGCCTGTTTCCAAGGAGATTGTATACCGCGATAACCGTCCCTTATACGGACAATCTCCTTACAGCTACAATATCGGACTCGCCTATATTACTGATCGCTGGGGCGTCAATCTGCTGTATAATAAAACCGGTAGAAAATATACATTGGTTGGCTCTAACCTGCGCTATTCAGAACTGCAGAACCCATACGGCAAAATGGACGCGCAATTCAGCTACAAATGCCTGAAAAACCGTGCACTCGATATCGTACTCAATATTTCCAACCTGCTGGATGAAACCATCCTGTACTTTAATAACGATGCCAGCTACGAATATGATGGGGAAGTAAAAAATGGTAACAATCAGATGGATCCCCGGTTAGACAATCCGATTTTCTATACCCGGCATCTCATACTGAAATCAGGTAAATCCAAAAACTACGACAAAGGCGATCAGGTCACGTATAAATCGCATACAGGCCGCCGCTTTACTTTGAGTTTAAATTATACCTTCTGA
- a CDS encoding class I SAM-dependent methyltransferase, with product MKSAFYNLDKFKAGSTSLNPIEIRELGDVSGKKLLHLQCHFGMDTISWARLGAITTGLDFSDKAITAAKNLALELEANSQFVCSNVYDAGLHITDKFDIVFTSYGTIGWLPDLDKWAAVIVERLKPGGVFYMVDFHPILWMFDDEFSYIKYSYFNTGEPIEEEKSGTYADREADLKDKEYGWNHSLSEILNALIKAGLTISFFNEHTDSPYECFSNMVKTGPDSYQIASMQNKIPLLYSIKAVYNQ from the coding sequence ATGAAATCAGCATTTTATAATCTGGACAAATTCAAAGCCGGAAGCACCTCTTTAAACCCGATAGAAATCCGTGAACTGGGAGATGTATCAGGCAAAAAACTCCTTCACCTGCAATGTCATTTTGGAATGGATACCATCTCATGGGCCAGACTGGGAGCTATTACCACCGGCCTTGACTTCTCCGACAAAGCGATAACGGCAGCAAAAAACCTCGCATTGGAACTTGAGGCAAACAGCCAGTTTGTTTGTAGTAATGTCTATGATGCCGGTTTGCATATTACAGACAAATTTGACATTGTATTTACCTCCTATGGAACGATCGGCTGGTTACCTGACTTAGACAAATGGGCCGCAGTAATAGTAGAACGACTTAAGCCCGGAGGCGTTTTTTATATGGTCGATTTTCACCCCATACTATGGATGTTTGATGATGAATTTTCTTATATCAAATATTCATATTTTAATACCGGTGAGCCCATAGAAGAAGAAAAGTCTGGTACATATGCCGACAGGGAAGCAGATCTTAAGGATAAGGAATACGGATGGAATCATAGTCTCAGTGAGATTCTGAATGCATTAATCAAAGCGGGTCTGACCATCAGCTTTTTTAATGAACATACAGATTCTCCTTATGAATGTTTCAGTAACATGGTAAAAACAGGACCGGATTCCTATCAAATAGCATCTATGCAGAATAAAATTCCACTGCTGTATTCCATCAAAGCGGTGTATAATCAATAA